Below is a genomic region from Fusarium oxysporum Fo47 chromosome VIII, complete sequence.
TTGAATAGAGAGCAGAAACAGACTAGAGACAGAGCAAAGAATAGAAGAAAAAGCATGTGACAGAGCCAAGCCCAATACTCCAGTTCAGGCGATGATCAATTCATGATTGGATAAATAGCGGTATCGGTATTGGTCTCGCAGCCACAGACGGTGTGAGTTGTCGAAGCTGATTTGATGACGAGGCAATGGAATAGATTTTGGGGGGTTGGACAACGGAAGCAATAGTGGAGGTCACCATGACGAGACAGGGACTTACATGTGCTGTGGCTCCAGCATGCTTTAGCGAGTAGCGGATACAGTATCCGAGATGTACTAATAGATAAGACAGGCAGATTAGAGTTAGTAGCAGTGCCGTAATGCCTTGCTTCTGTTTCTGGCTTCAAAGAGAGACAGTGGCTTTTGGGGATCTACAATATGAGAGTTTGCGGAGGGTGGGAGTCAGCGGGAGATGAATGGTCGAGCTTCTATTTTTGCTGGGGGTTCCGAGAAATGACATCGATGATTATCCCGTCCCAACATTGAGCTTATGACCCACTAACACGGACGGAGCTGGAAACCGAAGTGACTCGCGACTCaactcgactcgactcgGTAGGGACCTTGTAAAGGACCTTGCAAGCTTGGCTGCTGAACTGTCAGCTGGAGCTAGTACAGCTGGCAATGGATCCCAATAATCAATGGCATTATGCGATAGCTCAGGTGGTTCATGCTCCTGTGGCTGCACTGTAGCCTCGCGGGATATGCAGCCTGCCACATCTTGATCAATATCCTGGATGTGGCTTGGCTGAAATGCCGTTTCAGGGTTTTTTTCatcagcagcctcaagatcCGAAAATCTCAACCCAACCTTGAAGAAAACTCTACACCACGCCGAGTCTGGCAGGACGATAGCTGATCCGGAACATCATTTTCACATGCATAATATTCAAGACCGCTATTTCATTATGCAATCTTTCAAAGACCTCAAATTATGGTATGTCGAACACTCAACGGGACTGGTAAACGGTAATTCGAGTCACCAATTCTTAAAAGCGCCGCGCAGGATAAACCCGCCTTCGTCTGCCCAGTTTGTTTCAACCCGACGCCATTGACCGAGGTCGTGGCGCTGAGCCGCTTTTTCTTCGCAATCCGGGGTATTCAACTTTCtatgaagagaaaaaaaagaagaaaaagcccAAAATTTCGTCGCCAACTCTCAGTGATATACTGCCCCAGATTCAATCGTGCACAGACCACCACATCACGTGCACCATAGCTTGCTGCGTTCATTGGTCACTTGGCCTCTCATACGCAAACGACCAGGTACTCAGTACTCGGCCTGCCGAACTTGGAACGCTGACGAGAACGTCAAACCATCAACCACTCAGATCCAACATCACCCGAATATTGCGCGTTCGACACGAATTCAACTACATCCCCCAACAAATTCTACAATTCGGCGTCCGACCCCTATCACGACCGAAATTAGTCGCATTTGcaatcccctcgatatcCTGTCATTCTCCAGCCTCCTTTCACGATGTCGAACCCTCTCGATACCGATGCTGGCTCtgagctcttcagctcatACGAGGCTGAATTCAAGCTCATCCAGGCCGACCTAAACCAAAAGCTGGACCAGATTCCTGAACTAGCTGGTGAGCCTCGAAAGGCCGCTATCAGCCAAGCCGAGCGGGCGCTTGAGGAACTTGATGAGCAGGTAGGTCTATCTGGTGTTCAACATCGCCACCAGTACTCAGGTCCATGCTAACTCTTTCGCCGTTCAGCTCAGCGCAATGCGCCTGGAAAAGCAAAACATCCCCACCAGCTCTCGCACCAAGGTCAATCAGCGCTTCCGAAACTACGAGTCAGACACAGATGCTGCTCGTCGCAAGTTGACCACTCTCTCCTCCGATCGATCAGCACTTTTCGGATCGCGATACACAGACGACCCCGCTGGCTCATCAGACATTCACATGGAGCAGCGACAGCAGTTGCTCTCGGGGACCGACCGTCTTGATCGAAGCACACAGCGATTGAAGGCCAGCCAGGCCCTCGCCAACGAGACCGAAGCCATCGGCGCAGGCACCCTAGCAGACCTCAGCAGGCAGCGAGAAACCATCGAGCACACTCGCGGCATAATGCTGGAGAGTGAGGGCTACGTGGACAGGAGCGTCAAGACACTCAGGGGCATGGCGCGTAGGTAAAGTGGCCCACACAGACGTCATGGCAAATTATGGAAGAGCTGACATTTTTTGAAATTGCAGGATGGCTACAAATCGGATAATCACCATCTCTATTATCACTGTTTTGGTTATTCTTATTATTGCGGTCATCTTGAGCAAGTTCCGATGAGGAATGGTTTTGGTTATTGGAGTTTAGGCAGCCGTTTTCTTGACccggcttggcttggcttacAATGGATGCGCTATGCTGTTATTGATAATGGGCCTTACGCGTACTTTCGTTTGATGAAGGAGTTTAGCATGCTTAGTGATTTGTAGATGTAGACCGTCTTGTCTTACTACAACAATTTTTGAAATCACAATGGTTAGAGTGTAATTTGGAAATCTTAAGTCTTGAGAGTACAATGTTACTAGATCCACTCTCATAATGAGTGTCACTTTTCATATCTGAAGTGAACTTTCTACCAAATTCCAATGCAATAGCAGAATACGGTCATTCACCGTCAAACGTAGCTGAATCACTCAGTTTATATATGTTGCTGCATCAGTGATCTGTTTCAGAGCCTTCGCTCAacctcttcttgttgaaggtgTTTGAGCTCGAGCCTCGAGCTACGTAACCAAACAATCGCCGAAAAACAGCCGAGGTTAATCCGCACCTTACTACTTGCAGGGCTTTGCTCTAGAAACCTCCAGCCTCTTTTCATTCCTCATCTCTCACAAAACTCTACTACCTCCACACAACCAACCTCCCCCTCCTTCATCTCACAcctctctctccctctccctcgCTCACGACCAaacaatctccttctctcttctccctcccACCCATCGAATCGTGCATCTTCTTGCTACTGTATTTGTATTTCGAGCGTTTTTCTCTCCCCCACAAAGCTCACCACGTGCTGAACGTGGCTTTTCACATCGGCGATGTCTGAATTTCTCGGGTATGCTGGACGTGGTCATTGAAGCCTGCCTACGCCCGCTTACGCAGCCATAGGTCTCGCATTTCCCTCATCTCCAAAAGCGATATTCGGTATGTGACTTGCTCAATCGCGTCAATTGATTAACGTCGCTGACCTTGTGGTAGCTATGTTGGCACTCTACATGAAATCAACTCGGACGAGTCGACAGTATCACTTGAAAATGTGAGGTCATTCGGTACCGAAGGTCGCAAAGGCCGACCTGACGAAGAGATTGCCCCCTCCGACCAAGTCTACGAGTACATTGTATTCCGAGGCAGCGACGTGAAGGATCTACGAATTGAGGACCatcccaacatcaaggagaacaagccTCCAGCTGTGCCCGATGATCCGGCCATCGTTGGCGTAAGTCATTTTCTTCCCTTTGAACATCccccttctccttctcccaTATGATGAAATATTTCGGATGTAAAACATTGTCATTGTCGGAAAGCGCAAAAAATAATGTCGAGATTTCCGTTGCCTTCCTTCTGATTGGGATTTCACACTCTGTTGTCATTTTTGCTGTTGTGGTTCAAGACACATAAGCTAACAAGCTGCAAGGCTCGAGCTCGCCCTGGAGCCCAAGGGCCTAACCAAAATGCTCCACCAGGAGGACCTGCGGCTTTCGGCCCAGGCCAAGGACCTTACCCACCCAACAACTTCTACGGAGGCCCACCACCGGGAAACTGGGGTCGTGGTGGTGCTCCAGGACCTGGCCCAGGCCCTAACTTTGGGAACATGCCGTATCCCCCTCCTCCTGGCTGGTTCCCTCCTGGTCAAGGATTTCCGGGCGGCCCTGGTGGACCCAACGGTCCTGGAGGTCCTGGAGGTCCCGGACCTTGGGGCAACTATCCTTTTCCACCAGGCCCTGGCGGTCCCGGTGCTCCTGGCCCTAACGCACCTGTTGAAGCTCCCGCGAACCAACGAGCCACTTCAGGCTCTGGTCCCTCACAAGATGCGAAGCCAGCTCCTATTGGTCCTGGCGCCGATCGAGCCAAGCCAGCCACTCCCAGCGGACAGGCAGCACCTCCCACGGAACCCAAATCGCTGGCTCAAGGTGTGCGACAGCCCTCTCATGCCCCTACACCACCTGTCGAATCGAAACCTTCGATTGAGGAAGTCAAGCAGACTGCTGCGAGCCTAGCTGCCAATGGCCAAGCAAAGCCTGAGGACATCAGCAAGGCTACTCCTACTGGACCCAGGAATCACCGGGTCAATCCTGTGATTCCTTTGACAGGATCTGCTGCCAAGCCCTTCTCTCTACCAGGCGCAGGAGGTGATGCTGCCAGCAAGGCTCCTGCAGCTACTGCACCGCCCAATGTTCAGGATGCCACCAACGCTGCTAGGGCTGCGGTCGCTGTTGCTATGGCCCAATTGGGCAACAACAGTGGCAACGCTATGGACAACCTGACGAACAAGGTCAACGAGATGCGTGTCAACGCCGTCCGAGGTAGACCAGCCAGCAGAGGTCGAGGCCGTGGTGGACATCCTGCTGCCGCTAAGGTCGCGGTTCCCGACTCTGACTTCGACTTCGCCCAGTCTAATGCCAAATTCAACAAGCAAGATGTTGTCAAAGAGGCTATTGCTGGATCTCCTCTGGAGACGCCAGAAAACCCTGCTGTCGCCGAGCAGCCCGAGATCTCAACTACGACTGACGATGCCGCTGTTGCCTACAACAAGTCGAGATCGTTCTTTGACAACATCTCCAGTGAATCCAGAGAGCGAACCGAAAACGGAGGCCAGAAGCCCGGCGGTCGCGAATGGAGGGGCGAGGAACAGCGCAAGAACATGGAGACCTTTGGCCAGGGGAGCGTTGATGGTGCTTATCGCAACTACCGTGGTCGGGGTCGTGGTCGTGGTCGGGGCGGTCGTGGCTATGGCCGCGGTGGACGAGGTGGAAACCGTCCTCAGTATCAGACCACACCTGCTCAACAATAATCGGCCGCGACGTCACCGGCCAGTATAATACGAATTGAGACATATCATCCATGTCAAACGGCACCGCGAGGCTGGGCGGTACGCCACAACGTCGACTATGACTACGAACCGATACAGGTTTCATAATTGCTCGTAACATGTATCACAAATTTCCTACTTTTGGGACGATTGCATTTCTGCTGCTTTACACAAGCGAAACACGGTTCCCTACCGTTCTTGGGGCTTGAACGGGTTTAGGGAACGGAGGGTTGGCTCTCTATAAGAACGAGGCTTGGAGTTAGGATCGAATTGGAAGCGGGCGGAATTGGAGGCCCTTTCGCATAGCAGGCTACAAAAGGATTTTCTTTTGCCCTTTTTGAATTGCAGAGTTAAAAACACAAAGGACGGCCTGGCACGGCCTGGCGCTGGTGGTTATGAAGAAGGAAGCCTAGTTAATGAGGCGACGAAAGCTCATGATGATGCAAACAAAACTAGGAAATGGAGCTTGACACATATCAGAAGCACAACTCAAAGAGGAATGAGGCATCTGACATGAATACAACCAACGATTCAAGCTCAAAGTTGACGCACTTCTCTTGTGAACGTGAATGCCGTGACTACTTGTTCATACTTTGACATGAGCATGATGGTAATATGTCGTGAATATGTTGAGAGCCGAAGTTATGTTTGCTTCTAATTCGACAACGTTGAATAATTACTTTGTACTCCCCTTGACTCTATTGACCACATTGTTTGGGCGGTAGGAAGGTTAATTGATACAAGGCAACGATGTTATGCGTGAACTGTAAGAGCTTAAATTTTCTGCCCACAGCCCCGCACACGTCATAATCTCTCTTCGGCCTGACTGATTGAAAGTCTATCGAAGCCTCACGTTCTGCAACCTGATATCTCTCGACAAACTATAACGAACAGCTGT
It encodes:
- a CDS encoding t-SNARE yields the protein MSNPLDTDAGSELFSSYEAEFKLIQADLNQKLDQIPELAGEPRKAAISQAERALEELDEQLSAMRLEKQNIPTSSRTKVNQRFRNYESDTDAARRKLTTLSSDRSALFGSRYTDDPAGSSDIHMEQRQQLLSGTDRLDRSTQRLKASQALANETEAIGAGTLADLSRQRETIEHTRGIMLESEGYVDRSVKTLRGMARR
- a CDS encoding Scd6-like Sm domain-containing protein; translated protein: MSEFLGSRISLISKSDIRYVGTLHEINSDESTVSLENVRSFGTEGRKGRPDEEIAPSDQVYEYIVFRGSDVKDLRIEDHPNIKENKPPAVPDDPAIVGARARPGAQGPNQNAPPGGPAAFGPGQGPYPPNNFYGGPPPGNWGRGGAPGPGPGPNFGNMPYPPPPGWFPPGQGFPGGPGGPNGPGGPGGPGPWGNYPFPPGPGGPGAPGPNAPVEAPANQRATSGSGPSQDAKPAPIGPGADRAKPATPSGQAAPPTEPKSLAQGVRQPSHAPTPPVESKPSIEEVKQTAASLAANGQAKPEDISKATPTGPRNHRVNPVIPLTGSAAKPFSLPGAGGDAASKAPAATAPPNVQDATNAARAAVAVAMAQLGNNSGNAMDNLTNKVNEMRVNAVRGRPASRGRGRGGHPAAAKVAVPDSDFDFAQSNAKFNKQDVVKEAIAGSPLETPENPAVAEQPEISTTTDDAAVAYNKSRSFFDNISSESRERTENGGQKPGGREWRGEEQRKNMETFGQGSVDGAYRNYRGRGRGRGRGGRGYGRGGRGGNRPQYQTTPAQQ